The Methyloferula stellata AR4 genome includes a window with the following:
- the purF gene encoding amidophosphoribosyltransferase, whose translation MDDGQAHLTDDNIFDLDADRLREECGVFGIFGHPEAAAITALGLHALQHRGQEAAGIVAFDGHRFNSERRLGLVGDHFSKASTIDRLPGTAAIGHVRYSTTGETILRNVQPLFAELSSGGFAVAHNGNLTNGLTLRRELVLEGALYQSTSDTEAILHLVARSRKPRITERFIDALRELEGAYSLVVLTNKKLIGARDPLGIRPLVLGQLNGCYILASETCALDIIGAHFVRDIENGEIVVISEDGIESLHPFPRMPARPCIFEYIYFARPDSIVHGRSVYDVRKAMGAQLAREMPVDADVIVPVPDSGVPAGIGYAQTSGIPFELGIIRNHYVGRTFIQPTQTVRELGVRLKHNANRSVIEGKRVVLIDDSIVRGTTSVKIVQMIREAGAKEVHFRISSPPITHPDYYGIDTPERDKLLAATHTLEEMRQYIGCDSLAFLSVEGIYRAMGEPGRDPLRPQFTDHCFTGQYPTHLTDVSGETKTQLSLLAEAG comes from the coding sequence ATGGATGATGGCCAAGCCCACCTGACGGATGACAATATTTTCGATCTGGATGCCGATAGGCTGCGTGAAGAATGCGGCGTCTTCGGCATCTTCGGTCATCCGGAGGCGGCCGCCATCACGGCACTCGGCCTGCACGCTTTGCAGCATCGCGGACAGGAGGCGGCGGGCATCGTCGCCTTCGACGGTCATAGGTTCAATTCGGAGCGCCGTCTCGGCCTCGTCGGCGATCATTTCTCCAAGGCTTCGACGATCGATCGTTTGCCCGGCACGGCCGCGATCGGCCATGTGCGCTATTCGACCACGGGCGAAACCATCCTGCGCAATGTGCAACCGCTCTTCGCGGAACTGAGCTCCGGCGGTTTCGCCGTCGCCCATAACGGCAATCTGACGAATGGGCTGACGCTGCGGCGCGAACTCGTGCTCGAAGGCGCGCTCTATCAATCGACTTCGGATACGGAAGCGATCCTGCATCTCGTCGCGCGCAGCCGCAAACCCCGTATCACCGAACGGTTCATCGATGCCTTGCGCGAACTCGAAGGCGCCTATTCGCTCGTCGTGCTCACCAATAAGAAATTGATCGGCGCCAGAGATCCGCTCGGCATCAGGCCGCTCGTCCTCGGCCAGTTGAACGGATGCTATATCCTCGCCTCCGAGACGTGCGCGCTCGACATTATCGGTGCCCATTTCGTCCGCGATATCGAGAATGGCGAAATCGTCGTGATCTCGGAAGACGGCATCGAGAGCCTGCATCCCTTCCCGCGCATGCCGGCGCGCCCTTGCATCTTCGAATATATCTATTTCGCGCGTCCCGATTCCATCGTGCATGGGCGCTCCGTCTATGACGTCCGCAAGGCGATGGGCGCCCAACTCGCGCGCGAAATGCCGGTCGATGCCGATGTCATCGTACCCGTGCCGGATTCAGGCGTCCCCGCGGGCATAGGCTATGCGCAGACGTCGGGCATACCTTTCGAGCTCGGCATCATCCGAAACCATTATGTCGGGCGGACCTTCATTCAGCCGACGCAAACGGTGCGCGAATTGGGCGTACGCCTGAAGCACAACGCCAACCGGTCCGTCATTGAAGGCAAACGCGTCGTTCTCATCGACGATTCGATCGTGCGCGGCACGACCTCGGTCAAGATCGTCCAGATGATCCGCGAAGCCGGCGCGAAAGAAGTGCATTTCCGGATCTCATCGCCGCCGATCACGCATCCCGATTATTATGGGATCGATACGCCAGAGCGCGACAAGCTTCTCGCCGCGACCCATACGCTTGAGGAAATGCGCCAATATATCGGCTGCGATTCATTGGCCTTTCTTTCGGTCGAAGGCATTTACCGCGCCATGGGCGAACCGGGCCGCGATCCGCTGCGTCCGCAATTCACCGATCATTGTTTCACCGGCCAATATCCGACGCATCTCACCGATGTCTCCGGCGAAACCAAGACCCAGCTCTCGCTGCTCGCCGAAGCGGGTTAG
- a CDS encoding inorganic phosphate transporter → MTSITSADLTEPSHKPNLNRPMGIKSVLIYMAIVALGLFFTAYSIYADISTVGTTVTTILPFLLLGVALLIALGFEFVNGFHDTANAVATVIYTHSLVPEVAVVWSGFFNFLGVLTSTGAVAFGIVSLLPVELILQVGSEAGFAMVFAMLIAAIIWNLGTWWLGLPASSSHTLIGSIIGVGVANALMRGRDGTSGVDWGKATEIGYALLLSPLFGFCASALLLLVMKFLVRKPELYQEPKATGAPPLWIRGLLVLTCTLVSFFHGSNDGQKGMGLIMLILIGTVPTAYALNRALPESHVAAFTETSLAASKVVDAKAAGYNVIGDPRPAVTGYITRHHIDEGTYPSLAALIRDISTQVSTYGSLAKIPAAAVGNTRNDMYLTSEALRFLAKDKQADLSADDVKALNAYKKELDSSTKFIPTWVKVAVALALGLGTMIGWKRIVVTVGEKIGKTHLTYGQGAAAELVAAGTIGLADGFGLPVSTTHVLSSGVAGTMMANGSGLQVSTLMSIATAWVLTLPCAIMLSGGLFFIFRHLF, encoded by the coding sequence ATGACATCCATTACATCTGCTGACCTGACAGAACCGAGTCATAAACCTAATCTCAATAGACCGATGGGGATCAAAAGCGTCCTCATCTATATGGCCATCGTTGCGCTTGGGTTGTTTTTCACAGCCTATAGCATCTATGCGGATATCTCCACGGTCGGCACGACGGTCACGACCATCCTGCCCTTCCTGCTCTTGGGCGTCGCCCTCTTGATCGCCTTGGGCTTCGAATTCGTCAACGGCTTCCACGACACCGCCAATGCCGTCGCGACCGTCATCTACACGCACTCGCTCGTACCGGAAGTCGCGGTCGTCTGGTCGGGCTTCTTCAACTTCCTCGGGGTCTTGACCTCGACGGGCGCGGTGGCCTTCGGCATCGTCTCGCTTCTGCCGGTCGAACTGATCCTCCAGGTCGGCTCGGAAGCAGGCTTCGCCATGGTCTTTGCCATGTTGATCGCCGCGATCATCTGGAACCTCGGCACCTGGTGGCTCGGCCTGCCGGCATCGAGCTCGCACACTCTGATCGGCTCGATCATCGGCGTCGGCGTTGCCAATGCCCTGATGCGCGGCCGCGACGGCACCTCGGGCGTCGACTGGGGCAAGGCGACCGAAATCGGTTATGCGCTGCTTTTGTCGCCGCTCTTCGGTTTCTGCGCTTCTGCTCTCTTGCTCCTGGTCATGAAGTTCCTTGTCCGCAAGCCTGAACTTTATCAAGAACCTAAAGCGACTGGGGCTCCTCCGCTCTGGATCCGTGGCCTTCTGGTTTTGACGTGTACCTTGGTTTCGTTCTTCCACGGATCCAACGACGGTCAGAAGGGCATGGGCCTCATCATGCTCATCCTGATCGGCACGGTGCCGACCGCCTATGCGCTGAACCGGGCTCTGCCCGAATCGCATGTCGCGGCTTTCACGGAAACCTCGCTCGCGGCCTCGAAGGTCGTCGACGCCAAGGCCGCCGGGTACAATGTCATCGGCGATCCGCGTCCGGCCGTGACCGGCTATATCACCCGCCATCATATCGACGAGGGCACCTATCCGTCGCTCGCCGCTTTGATCCGCGATATTTCGACCCAAGTCAGCACCTATGGCTCGCTTGCCAAAATCCCGGCAGCCGCCGTCGGCAATACGCGTAACGACATGTACCTGACCTCGGAAGCCCTGCGCTTCCTCGCGAAGGACAAGCAAGCGGATCTCTCCGCCGACGACGTCAAAGCGCTGAATGCCTATAAGAAAGAGCTCGACTCCTCGACGAAATTCATCCCGACCTGGGTGAAGGTCGCCGTCGCTCTCGCGCTCGGTCTCGGCACGATGATCGGCTGGAAGCGGATCGTCGTCACCGTCGGCGAAAAGATCGGCAAAACGCATCTGACCTATGGCCAGGGCGCCGCCGCCGAACTCGTCGCGGCAGGAACCATCGGCTTGGCTGATGGATTCGGCCTCCCTGTCTCGACCACCCACGTTCTGTCGTCGGGCGTCGCCGGCACGATGATGGCAAACGGCTCGGGCCTTCAAGTCTCGACGCTCATGAGCATCGCGACCGCCTGGGTTTTGACCCTGCCCTGCGCCATCATGCTCTCGGGCGGCTTGTTCTTCATCTTCCGCCACCTGTTCTGA
- a CDS encoding FkbM family methyltransferase produces the protein MLYDAINFKKIQDVFAESIEEIPPCDNSGRFISWAQNFEDVMLWRALNDIKKGFYIDVGACDPHAESVTLAFYLRGWRGVNVDVVEDNWQRLRAARPRDVNIHAALGASEGSKPLFLVDGGNGLTTLHRDIAHRQAWDGRNVEEVECQMSTLAQICREYANDTIHFLKIDVEGWESEVIAGADFDRFRPWIILAETTLPTTHPDHARYDAKLSEARYKFVYFDGLNRFYIALEHWQALSPSFNSPPNVFDNFVRASEYYAEINAVASNARSKELQHELEKALAEGEAFEQDLYEVNRHAAWLAKTNRDLRWCIDVMNNSFSWKVTAPYRDARRKWKRIFGGT, from the coding sequence ATGCTTTATGACGCAATCAATTTCAAAAAAATCCAGGATGTCTTCGCGGAAAGCATTGAAGAAATTCCTCCTTGCGATAATTCCGGCCGCTTTATCTCTTGGGCCCAAAACTTCGAAGACGTCATGCTCTGGCGAGCGCTCAACGATATAAAAAAAGGTTTTTATATTGACGTTGGGGCATGCGATCCCCACGCGGAATCTGTGACCTTGGCTTTCTATCTCCGCGGTTGGCGCGGGGTTAACGTCGATGTAGTTGAAGATAACTGGCAGCGATTGCGGGCCGCCCGGCCCAGAGATGTTAATATTCATGCTGCTTTGGGTGCCTCGGAAGGGTCAAAACCTCTTTTCCTTGTCGACGGCGGCAACGGGCTCACAACCCTGCATAGAGACATTGCCCATCGCCAGGCCTGGGACGGCCGCAACGTTGAAGAAGTCGAATGCCAAATGTCGACACTCGCCCAAATTTGCCGCGAGTACGCAAACGACACGATTCACTTTCTCAAAATAGACGTCGAAGGTTGGGAATCGGAGGTCATCGCAGGCGCCGATTTCGATCGCTTCCGGCCGTGGATCATTCTGGCAGAAACGACTTTACCAACCACTCACCCGGACCATGCGCGCTACGATGCGAAATTGTCCGAAGCCAGGTACAAATTTGTTTATTTTGACGGTCTCAACCGCTTCTATATCGCGCTCGAGCATTGGCAAGCTTTAAGCCCGTCCTTCAACTCCCCTCCTAATGTCTTTGACAACTTTGTGCGCGCTTCTGAATATTATGCCGAAATAAATGCCGTAGCGTCGAACGCGAGATCGAAGGAGCTTCAACACGAATTGGAGAAGGCTCTCGCAGAAGGCGAGGCCTTCGAGCAGGACCTATACGAAGTCAACAGACACGCCGCGTGGCTGGCCAAGACAAATAGAGATCTGCGTTGGTGCATTGATGTGATGAATAATAGCTTCTCTTGGAAGGTCACAGCGCCGTACAGAGATGCGCGCCGAAAATGGAAACGCATCTTCGGCGGGACATGA
- a CDS encoding DUF1254 domain-containing protein, with translation MTSLKITSANPASFRLNLFKISWLDWLLASLLWLLAMLFVAGLVHIVSIFALPELAQKDAYSRLSTLTQPGQLSLLPAPLPGQEYAPFEDPALVQGVCLYDLDRGPLELSADIIGDGLLTFSFRTRTGRVFYSMTDKAASHGKIDVLVLTPKQLEAVEADDDEEELPQELRLTAPEKKGFVLINALAAFPSERANIETLVKSMNCELVQETAK, from the coding sequence ATGACCTCGCTCAAAATCACATCGGCCAACCCCGCCTCTTTCAGACTGAACCTGTTCAAGATCTCCTGGCTCGATTGGCTGCTGGCGTCGCTCTTATGGCTCCTGGCTATGCTCTTCGTGGCCGGCCTCGTCCATATCGTGTCCATCTTCGCCCTGCCGGAACTGGCCCAGAAGGATGCCTACTCGCGGCTCTCGACCTTGACCCAGCCGGGTCAGCTTTCCCTGCTGCCGGCGCCTTTGCCCGGACAGGAATATGCGCCCTTCGAAGATCCGGCACTTGTGCAAGGCGTCTGCCTCTACGATCTCGATCGCGGTCCCTTGGAACTCTCGGCCGATATCATCGGCGACGGGCTTTTGACCTTCTCGTTTCGCACGCGAACGGGCCGGGTTTTTTATTCGATGACCGATAAAGCCGCGTCGCATGGCAAGATCGATGTGCTCGTCTTGACGCCGAAACAGCTCGAGGCCGTCGAAGCCGACGACGATGAAGAGGAACTGCCACAGGAATTGCGGCTGACCGCGCCCGAAAAAAAGGGCTTCGTTCTCATCAATGCGCTGGCGGCTTTTCCCAGCGAGAGAGCGAATATCGAAACCCTGGTGAAGTCGATGAACTGCGAACTCGTCCAGGAAACCGCGAAATAG
- a CDS encoding M20/M25/M40 family metallo-hydrolase — translation MASLDKVLAKIDANLDASLGRLFKLISIKSVSTDPAFKADCAEAALWVAGELKGLGFEASVRPTEGHAMVVADAKASRPDAPHFLFYGHYDVQPADPLELWETPPFEPRLADTPTGKQIIGRGVADDKGQLMTFVEALRAFKETGELPCHITILLEGEEETGSPSLPGFLAKNKDELKADLALVCDTSMWDRKTPAITTMLRGLVLEEVVIRGADRDLHSGMFGGPAINPIHVLSRIIADLHDDQGRVMLPGFYDGVAELPEDIAAQWRHLPFNEKTFLGDVGLSVPAGEHGRSTLEMLWSRPTCDVNGIIGGYTAKGSKTVLPAEASAKFSFRLVGAQDPDKIAAAFRDFVRARLPADCHVEFVSHGGSSALQLPFSSDALTRARGALREEWGQEAVLAGCGGSIPIVGSFKHDLGMDTLMIGFGLEDDRIHSPNEKYDLSSFHKGTRSWARVLSALAG, via the coding sequence ATGGCCTCGCTCGATAAAGTCCTCGCCAAGATCGACGCCAATCTCGATGCTTCCCTGGGCCGCCTCTTCAAGCTGATCTCCATCAAATCGGTCTCGACGGACCCTGCCTTCAAGGCCGATTGCGCCGAGGCCGCCCTATGGGTCGCGGGCGAATTGAAGGGCCTCGGTTTCGAGGCTTCGGTGCGGCCGACGGAAGGCCATGCCATGGTGGTCGCCGACGCGAAGGCATCTCGCCCCGATGCCCCGCATTTCCTGTTCTACGGCCATTACGACGTGCAGCCGGCGGATCCGCTGGAGCTTTGGGAAACCCCGCCCTTCGAGCCGCGTCTCGCCGACACGCCGACCGGCAAGCAGATCATCGGCCGCGGCGTCGCCGACGACAAAGGCCAGCTTATGACCTTCGTCGAGGCTCTGCGCGCCTTTAAGGAGACAGGCGAGCTGCCTTGCCACATCACCATCCTGCTCGAAGGCGAGGAAGAAACCGGTTCGCCGTCACTGCCGGGCTTCCTCGCAAAGAACAAGGACGAGCTCAAAGCCGATCTCGCACTCGTCTGCGACACGAGCATGTGGGATCGCAAGACACCCGCGATTACCACCATGCTGCGCGGTCTCGTACTGGAAGAAGTCGTGATCCGCGGCGCCGACCGCGATCTGCATTCGGGGATGTTCGGCGGCCCGGCGATCAATCCGATCCATGTGCTCTCCCGCATCATCGCCGATCTGCATGACGACCAGGGCCGCGTGATGCTGCCGGGATTCTACGATGGCGTCGCCGAATTGCCTGAGGATATCGCCGCGCAATGGCGCCATCTCCCGTTCAACGAAAAAACGTTCTTGGGCGATGTCGGGCTTTCGGTGCCAGCCGGCGAACATGGCCGCAGCACACTCGAAATGCTCTGGTCGCGCCCGACCTGCGACGTCAACGGCATCATCGGCGGCTATACGGCCAAAGGCTCGAAGACCGTGCTGCCGGCGGAAGCCAGCGCCAAGTTTTCATTCCGTCTCGTCGGCGCGCAAGATCCCGATAAAATCGCGGCGGCGTTTCGCGACTTCGTCCGCGCAAGATTGCCTGCCGACTGCCATGTCGAATTCGTTTCGCATGGCGGCTCGAGCGCGTTGCAATTGCCCTTCTCCTCCGACGCGCTCACCCGCGCCCGCGGAGCTTTACGGGAAGAATGGGGTCAGGAAGCGGTGCTCGCGGGCTGCGGCGGCTCGATCCCCATCGTCGGCTCGTTCAAGCATGATCTTGGCATGGACACTTTGATGATCGGCTTTGGTCTCGAAGACGACCGCATCCATTCGCCGAACGAGAAATATGATCTGTCGTCCTTCCACAAAGGCACGCGGAGCTGGGCCCGCGTTCTCTCGGCTTTGGCCGGCTGA
- a CDS encoding SDR family NAD(P)-dependent oxidoreductase produces MASENEPNARPLARRIALVTGASRGIGWAVARELARAGAHIIAMARTQGALEELDDAIRGDGSEATLVPCDIKDFEALDRLGGAIFGRWGKLDIFVGNAGVLGPVSPLAHVDPKQWDEVMAVNVTANWRLIRSLDPLLRASDAGRVVLVTSGAGHTAHFKPYWGPYATSKAAVDALARTYAAETVNTSPIRVMAVNPGPLRTRMRAAAMPGEDPLSLKTPEELAPKILALCHPDWTETGKLYDFPQDRVLSYMAPK; encoded by the coding sequence TTGGCCTCCGAAAACGAACCCAACGCCCGCCCGCTCGCGAGGCGGATCGCGCTCGTGACCGGTGCCTCGCGCGGCATCGGCTGGGCTGTAGCTCGCGAACTCGCCCGCGCCGGCGCGCATATCATCGCCATGGCGCGCACCCAAGGCGCGCTCGAAGAGCTCGACGATGCGATCAGAGGCGACGGCAGCGAGGCGACGCTCGTGCCATGCGATATTAAAGATTTCGAAGCTCTCGACCGGCTTGGCGGCGCGATCTTCGGGCGTTGGGGCAAGCTCGACATTTTCGTCGGCAATGCAGGCGTGCTCGGCCCCGTCTCGCCGCTGGCGCATGTCGACCCGAAGCAATGGGATGAGGTCATGGCGGTGAATGTCACCGCCAATTGGCGGCTCATCCGTTCGCTCGACCCGTTGTTGCGGGCCTCGGACGCGGGCCGCGTCGTGCTGGTCACCTCTGGCGCCGGACATACGGCCCATTTCAAGCCCTATTGGGGCCCCTATGCGACCTCCAAGGCCGCCGTCGATGCCTTGGCGCGGACCTATGCGGCGGAGACGGTCAACACCTCCCCTATCCGCGTCATGGCGGTCAATCCGGGCCCGCTACGCACCCGCATGCGCGCCGCGGCCATGCCGGGCGAAGATCCGCTGAGCCTCAAGACGCCGGAAGAGCTCGCGCCGAAAATCCTGGCACTTTGCCACCCCGATTGGACTGAAACGGGCAAGCTCTATGATTTTCCTCAGGACCGTGTTTTGAGCTACATGGCGCCTAAATAA
- a CDS encoding DUF1214 domain-containing protein gives MAILIKSCVVVVLGTLLGLALTFFTLEHGFGFGAVRAGPWTGWPKTGSADIDPYARALLSRTGAIPLGTGEGISFLARTDSDGAPLNPRCEYTLKGPMPPARFWTLSVFSPNGALIENAAKRYGFTSAEILRASDAPPEIILASTAHPGNWLPTSPTSPYVVVLRLYDSVLSATAASLDSSVMPKLVKGFCR, from the coding sequence GTGGCGATTCTGATCAAATCCTGCGTCGTCGTCGTCCTCGGGACTTTGCTCGGGCTGGCGCTCACGTTTTTCACGCTTGAGCACGGCTTTGGCTTCGGTGCGGTACGCGCCGGCCCCTGGACAGGATGGCCGAAGACCGGATCGGCCGATATCGATCCCTATGCGCGGGCGCTTCTGTCGCGCACCGGCGCCATTCCGCTCGGCACGGGCGAAGGCATTAGTTTTCTGGCGCGAACCGATAGCGACGGCGCGCCGCTCAATCCGAGATGCGAATATACTTTGAAAGGCCCGATGCCGCCGGCGCGGTTTTGGACCCTGTCGGTCTTTTCGCCGAACGGGGCTTTGATCGAAAATGCCGCCAAGCGCTATGGCTTCACGTCGGCGGAGATTTTGCGTGCCAGCGACGCGCCGCCCGAAATCATCCTCGCCTCAACCGCGCATCCCGGCAATTGGCTGCCGACCTCCCCGACATCGCCTTACGTCGTCGTGCTGCGTCTTTACGATTCGGTGCTGAGTGCAACGGCCGCGTCGCTCGACAGTTCGGTGATGCCGAAACTCGTCAAAGGCTTCTGCCGATGA
- a CDS encoding formate--tetrahydrofolate ligase, whose amino-acid sequence MPTDLEIARAHTMEPIGAIAERAGIPQEAINPFGKHIAKVGAQFLSEIEARGKKGKLILVTAINPTPAGEGKTTTTVGLGDALRRLGKKVVIALREPSLGPCFGMKGGAAGGGHAQVVPMDKINLHFTGDFHAITSAHNLLSAIIDNAVYWGNPLNIDTRNIVWRRVLDMNDRSLRQIVTNLGGATNGFPREAGFDITVASEVMAIFCLAKNIDDLRERLSKMYIGQTLDKKPVFADALQTVGAMAVLLQDAIEPNLVQTLEGTPVFIHGGPFANIAHGCNSVIATTAALNLGDYAVTEAGFGADLGAEKFFDIKCRQTGLEPAAAVIVATSRAIKSHGGVAKADLGKENLEAIKTGLANLGRHVENVRKFGVPPVVAINHFSGDTQAELDLIIKICKEEFNVDAVICKHWADGGAGAVGLAEKVIALAEGGSAKFKPLYETDKPLAEKMKIVAKEIYGAGDVSFAAAAKKQLADIEAMGFGHLPICVAKTQYSFAADPTLLGAPSGHVVSVREVRLSAGAGFVVMICGDVMTMPGLPKVPAAYTITINDKGEIEGLF is encoded by the coding sequence ATGCCGACAGATCTTGAGATTGCCCGCGCCCACACAATGGAACCGATCGGCGCCATCGCCGAGCGCGCTGGCATCCCACAAGAAGCCATCAATCCGTTTGGCAAGCACATCGCCAAGGTCGGTGCGCAATTTCTGTCGGAGATCGAAGCGCGCGGCAAAAAGGGCAAGCTGATCCTCGTCACCGCGATCAATCCGACGCCGGCGGGCGAAGGCAAGACGACCACCACGGTCGGTCTCGGCGACGCTTTGCGGCGGCTCGGCAAGAAGGTCGTGATCGCGCTGCGCGAGCCCTCGCTCGGCCCCTGTTTCGGCATGAAGGGCGGCGCGGCCGGCGGCGGCCATGCGCAGGTCGTGCCGATGGATAAGATCAACTTGCATTTCACCGGCGATTTTCACGCCATCACGTCGGCGCATAATCTTCTTTCCGCCATCATCGACAACGCTGTCTATTGGGGCAATCCGCTCAACATCGACACGCGCAATATCGTGTGGCGGCGCGTGCTCGACATGAACGACCGCTCGCTGCGCCAGATCGTGACCAATCTCGGCGGCGCCACCAATGGCTTTCCGCGCGAGGCGGGCTTCGACATTACCGTCGCCTCCGAAGTGATGGCGATCTTCTGCCTTGCCAAGAATATCGACGATCTGCGCGAGCGACTGTCGAAAATGTACATCGGCCAGACGCTCGACAAGAAGCCGGTCTTCGCCGACGCCCTGCAGACGGTGGGCGCCATGGCCGTGCTGTTGCAGGATGCGATCGAACCCAATCTCGTGCAGACACTCGAAGGCACGCCCGTCTTCATCCACGGCGGACCTTTCGCCAATATTGCGCATGGCTGCAATTCGGTGATCGCGACGACGGCGGCGCTGAACCTCGGCGATTATGCGGTGACCGAGGCGGGCTTCGGCGCCGACCTTGGCGCCGAGAAATTCTTCGACATCAAATGCCGCCAGACCGGCTTGGAGCCCGCGGCCGCGGTGATCGTCGCGACCTCGCGTGCGATCAAATCGCATGGCGGCGTCGCCAAAGCCGATCTCGGCAAAGAGAACCTCGAGGCCATCAAGACGGGTCTCGCCAATCTCGGCCGGCATGTCGAAAATGTGCGCAAATTCGGCGTGCCCCCGGTTGTCGCCATCAATCATTTCTCCGGCGATACGCAGGCCGAGCTCGATCTCATCATCAAGATCTGCAAGGAGGAGTTCAACGTCGATGCCGTCATCTGCAAACATTGGGCGGACGGCGGCGCGGGCGCAGTGGGCCTTGCCGAAAAAGTCATCGCGCTCGCCGAGGGCGGCAGCGCCAAATTCAAGCCGCTCTACGAGACCGACAAGCCGCTCGCCGAGAAGATGAAGATCGTCGCCAAGGAAATCTATGGCGCGGGCGACGTCTCTTTCGCAGCCGCCGCGAAGAAACAGCTCGCCGATATCGAGGCGATGGGCTTTGGCCATCTGCCGATCTGCGTGGCGAAGACGCAATATTCTTTCGCGGCCGATCCGACCTTGCTTGGCGCGCCGTCAGGACATGTCGTGTCGGTCCGCGAAGTGCGGCTCTCGGCCGGCGCCGGCTTCGTCGTGATGATCTGCGGCGATGTGATGACCATGCCCGGCCTGCCGAAAGTGCCCGCGGCTTACACGATCACGATCAATGACAAAGGCGAGATCGAAGGGCTGTTTTAA
- a CDS encoding HoxN/HupN/NixA family nickel/cobalt transporter has translation MPGFVTRILNEGDADLRRRLIVIYVVLIGANVLAWLWAFVVLHQHPLLLGTALLAYTFGLRHAVDADHIAAIDNVTRKLMQQGEKPVGVGFFFSLGHAAVVVLMSVGVALAASAVSSHFDSMKAFGSIISTSASALFLFAIALMNIVVLIAVHRTFQAVKRGKPFVADDLDLLLNNRGFLARIFRPLFGFVTQSWHLLLIGFLFGLGFDTATEVALFGISSAQATNGVSFGTIMVFPALFTAGMSAVDTTDGVLMLGAYGWAFDKPIRKLYYNMTITAVSVIVALMIGGIETLGLVGDQFKMEGPFWDFIGALNENFGLLGYIIIGIFILSWLASVLIYRIKKYDELRVGIGTP, from the coding sequence ATGCCTGGATTTGTGACCCGTATTCTGAACGAAGGCGACGCTGATCTGCGCCGTAGATTGATTGTCATCTATGTTGTCTTGATCGGCGCCAATGTTCTTGCTTGGCTCTGGGCATTTGTTGTTCTGCATCAGCATCCCTTGCTGCTCGGCACGGCGTTACTCGCCTATACGTTCGGTCTGCGGCATGCGGTCGATGCCGATCATATCGCGGCGATCGACAACGTCACGCGTAAGCTGATGCAGCAAGGCGAAAAGCCGGTCGGCGTGGGCTTTTTCTTCTCGCTCGGCCACGCGGCCGTCGTTGTTCTTATGTCGGTCGGGGTTGCGTTGGCCGCGTCGGCAGTCAGCTCGCATTTTGACTCTATGAAGGCGTTCGGCAGTATCATCAGCACCAGCGCGTCGGCGCTATTCCTATTTGCCATAGCCCTCATGAACATCGTGGTGCTGATCGCAGTCCATCGCACATTCCAGGCCGTGAAACGGGGCAAGCCCTTTGTGGCGGATGATTTAGACCTTCTGCTCAATAACCGGGGTTTTCTCGCCCGCATCTTCCGTCCTCTCTTCGGGTTTGTGACCCAAAGCTGGCACTTGCTGCTCATCGGTTTCCTGTTCGGGCTTGGTTTCGACACCGCGACCGAGGTTGCGTTATTTGGCATTTCCAGCGCACAGGCGACCAACGGCGTGTCGTTCGGTACGATCATGGTGTTTCCGGCACTTTTCACAGCCGGCATGTCAGCGGTCGATACAACGGACGGCGTGCTCATGCTTGGCGCTTACGGTTGGGCTTTCGACAAGCCCATTCGCAAGCTTTATTACAACATGACGATTACCGCCGTTTCCGTGATCGTCGCACTTATGATCGGCGGCATCGAGACGCTTGGACTGGTCGGAGACCAATTCAAAATGGAAGGTCCTTTCTGGGACTTCATCGGCGCTCTCAATGAGAATTTCGGACTGCTCGGCTATATCATCATCGGCATTTTCATCCTGAGCTGGCTTGCCTCGGTGCTGATCTATCGGATCAAAAAATATGACGAACTGCGTGTCGGGATCGGCACGCCCTAA
- a CDS encoding DUF1491 family protein has product MSTARLRSDIWVSAYLRRCAVEGAFAVLRRRGAAEAGAIFIKIDLLDGTALLFGPAPQSELKDGEDRLFSALHKDARIEPGEAEKRLAREINFDPDLWIVEVEDRQGRSFLDLAS; this is encoded by the coding sequence ATGAGCACGGCTAGGCTACGTAGCGATATCTGGGTTTCGGCCTATTTGCGGCGATGCGCGGTCGAGGGCGCCTTCGCGGTTTTGCGCCGCCGCGGCGCCGCCGAGGCAGGCGCTATTTTCATCAAAATTGATCTGCTTGATGGCACGGCGCTTTTGTTCGGGCCGGCGCCGCAGAGCGAACTCAAGGACGGTGAAGACCGACTATTTTCCGCGTTGCACAAAGATGCGCGGATCGAGCCGGGCGAAGCCGAGAAACGTCTCGCTCGTGAAATCAACTTCGATCCCGATCTTTGGATCGTCGAGGTCGAGGACCGGCAGGGCCGATCGTTTCTCGACCTGGCCTCCTGA